The following nucleotide sequence is from Halogeometricum borinquense DSM 11551.
GAGCGCGCCGGGATCAGAGAGACTTGCCGGGTCAACGCCCGCCTCTTCAAGAACAGAGGCGTTGTAGAACAGATTGTTGAGGCGGTGGATGTTGATCGGGACTGCAACGTAGTTTCCAGCCGGTTGGGAGAGATTCTGTACGCCCTGCCGGTAGGCGTCGCGCATCTCCTGACTCCAGACGGAGTCACCGATGTCTTGGAGGACGTCCCCCTCGACGTACTGGGTGAGCGCCTTCCCCGGCCAAATCTGGAACGTACTCGGGGGGTTTCTGTTGAGCACACGGTTCTTAATGACCGTATCGAGTGCGGAACCAGCCCCACCGGGTGCCGGGTTGTTGTTGAGTTCGACGTCCGGATACTCCTCTTTGAAGCCGTCGAGGAGTGCTTGCAGAGCATCTTTCTCGCCACCGGCCGTCCACCAGTGGACGAGTTCGAGTTCGTTGCCGCCGCTCTGCTCGGTCGTCGTATCGGCTGCCGTCTCACCACTGGTACCCTCGCCGGACTCCGTGGTCTCTTCAGTTGTCGTTGTCTGGTCGCCACCGCCGGAACAACCAGCCAGTCCTGCCATTCCTGCGCCCGCCAGACCACTGAGGCGGAGGTACGTCCGTCGAGAGAACCTGCGTTCGTTATTATTATCTTTCATGGTAGTTAGTCGTTGGCAGTCGCGGATGTACTATCCTACACGATTTACTTAAAGGTTTGCAGATTGTTTACTGGGTATCGAGTGAATACGTTAATAAAGAAAAATGATGGTTTGGAATACGAGGATAGCAATGGGTAGTACCATCTACTGATAATTTTTCTGTCATTTAGTATTCACTTATTTATCCGATTAATTTTCCCATATTCTGGTGATATAATATGAAATGACAATCATAGAATGTGATGTGTGTTGAGGAAGTTCACGATATCTTTCAACTGTTGTCCAGCGATGCGGACCAACGGGTTTTACGCAGACACCCTTCGTCTGCCGAACTATGAGCGAGGACTTCCGAACCGAACGGGACAGTCTCGGTGAGATGCAAGTGCCCGCGGACGCGTACTGGGGTGCGCAGACCCAACGGGCCGTAGAGAATTTCCCCATCTCGGGAATCACGTTCAGTCGGCGGTTCATCCGCGCGCTCGGCGTCGTGAAGAAGGGGGCCGCACAAGCGAACCGCGACCTCGGACTCGTAGAGGAGAATATCGCGGACGCCATCGTCGAGGCCGCAGACGAGGTCATCGCCGGCGAACACGACGACCAGTTCCCCGTAGACGTGTTCCAGACGGGGTCCGGCACGTCGTCGAACATGAACGCCAACGAGGTCATCGCCAACCGCGCCGCCGAACTCATGGGCGAGGAAATCGGCGACCGCGTGGTCCACCCGAACGACCACGTGAACTACGGGCAGTCCTCGAACGACGTGATTCCGACCGCAATGCACGTTTCGGCGCTCGAAGCTGTCGAGAAGGACCTCCTTCCCGCACTCGACACGCTCCGCGAGGCGCTCGAAGCGAAAGAAGAGGAGTTCGCGGGCGTCGTTAAGACGGGGCGAACTCACCTTCAGGATGCGACGCCGGTCACGCTCGGACAAGAGTTCGGCGGGTACCGGACACAGGTAGAGAAAGGTCTCGGTCGCCTCGACGGCGTTCGTGAACATCTGAGCGAACTCGCACTCGGCGGGACGGCCGTCGGCACCGGACTGAACACCCATCCCGACTTCCCCAAGAAAGCGGCAGAGTACATCACGGCGGAGACGGGTGTCGAGTTCCGTGAAGCGGACAACCACTTCGAGGCGCAGGCCGCCCACGACGCGATGAGCGAGGCTCACGGCGCACTTCGGACCGTCGCAGGGTCGCTGAACAAGATTGCGAACGATCTGCGGCTTCTCGCTTCCGGTCCGCGAAACGGTCTCGGCGAGATCGAACAACCCGAAAACCAACCGGGCAGTTCCATCATGCCCGGGAAAATCAATCCCGTCGTCGCTGAAGCCGTCAATCAGGTCCACAAGCAGGTCGTCGGTAACGACGCCGCCATTTCCGCCGGAGCCGCTGAGGGACAGATCGACCTCAACCTCTACAAGCCCGTCCTCGCGCACAACTTCCTCGAATCGGCGCAACTCATCTCGAACGCTTCGGAAACCTTCGGGACGAAGTTCGTCCGCAAACTCGAAGCGAACGAGGAGGTCTGCGAGGAACAGGTCGAACGCTCGATGGCGCTGGCGACGGCGCTGAATCCCACTATCGGCTACGACAAAGCGAGTGAAGTAGCGAAGACGGCACTGAAAGAGGGCAAGACCGTCCGCGAAGTCGTCATCGAGAAGGGCTATCTCTCCGAAGAAGAGGCCGACGAAGTTCTCGACCCCGAGAAGATGACACACCGGGGAATCCTCGGCGACGACTGAAGCGACAATCTAAACCATTCTGATACTTTATTCAAGTACACTACTGCTAGCAATCAGCAGACGGCAGTTCGTTCGTGTCTATCAATCACATCCCTGATAGAAAACCGGTATTTTCATGCTTGAATCCGTAGAACTTCTGACTATGCCGAGCCTGCAGTACCAGCGTGAACAGGGGCGGGATATGTTGGAATGCCGAAGTTGTGGTGCCACATTCCCCGAAGGCCAAGCAACGAACGACGGTTGGCACTACGAGTGCCCCCAGTGTAACGAAGCAAACGGCATCGGTCAGGGCTTGCGCCGCATCTAAGTAGCGATCCGAGCGTTCAGGTCCTCGAACAAACACGGAGCGAACGCCGGGAACATCCCGACGAGAACGCACACAGCCGGCCAGTTTCGCGCAGGCCGGACTGACAAGGACAGGTCAAGCCTCCGACAGGAGGTGGCTGACCGGCGGGTCGGTCACCGAGATGCAGGCTCAACCGTCTTTATGGATTCTTTTTTACTCTCCGGACTCGCACTGGCAATCAATGAGTGCGTACGACTACGAGGACCTCGGACTCGTCGCGGGGCTGGAGATTCACCAGCAACTCGACACCGAGTCGAAACTGTTCTGCGGTTGTCCGACGGAGATTCGAGAACCCGAAGACGCCGAACGGACGTTCACCCGTTTTCTCCATCCGACGAAGAGCGAACTCGGCGAACTCGACGAGGCGGCCCTCGAAGAGAGTCGCGTCGAGCGTGAGTTCGAGTATCTCTCCTACGACACGACCTGTCTGGTCGAAGAGGACGACGAACCGCCGCACCGACTTGACGAAGAGGCGCGCGAAGTGGTCATGCAGATTGCGTCCTTGCTGGACATGGACGCGGTGGACCAAGCGCACCTCATGCGCAAACTCGTCATCGACGGATCGAACACCTCCGGTTTCCAGCGGACGACGCTCGTCGCCCAAGACGGCGAGATAGAGACGAGCGATGGTCCCGTCGGTGTCGAAGACCTGATGCTCGAAGAGGAGTCCGCCCAGCGGGTCGAAGAGACCGACGACGGCGTCCGGTTCTCCTTGGACAGACTGGGAATCCCCCTCGTCGAAATCGGGACGCGACCCGACATCTCCTCGCCCGAACAGGCACGCGAGGCGGCCGAGCGAATCGGGATGCTGCTCCGTTCGACCGGCAAGGTCAAGCGCGGACTCGGCACCATCCGACAAGACGTGAACGTCTCCATCGCCGACGGCGCGCGCGTGGAGATAAAAGGTGTACAGGCGCTTGACGCCATCGACGACATCGTACGCAACGAGGTTGGCCGGCAGGTCAAACTGCTGGATATCCGCGACGAACTCGCCGAACGCGACGCATCGGTCGGCGACACACAAGACGTGACCGACGTGTTCGAAGACACCGACAGCGGCGTCATCGGCGGCGCACTCTCCTCTGGCGGCGTCGTCCAAGCCGTCCCGCTGTTCGGTTTCGACGGTCTCGTCGGCCGCGAGATTCAACCGGACCGACGTCTCGGCACTGAGTTCTCGGATCACGCA
It contains:
- a CDS encoding class II fumarate hydratase produces the protein MSEDFRTERDSLGEMQVPADAYWGAQTQRAVENFPISGITFSRRFIRALGVVKKGAAQANRDLGLVEENIADAIVEAADEVIAGEHDDQFPVDVFQTGSGTSSNMNANEVIANRAAELMGEEIGDRVVHPNDHVNYGQSSNDVIPTAMHVSALEAVEKDLLPALDTLREALEAKEEEFAGVVKTGRTHLQDATPVTLGQEFGGYRTQVEKGLGRLDGVREHLSELALGGTAVGTGLNTHPDFPKKAAEYITAETGVEFREADNHFEAQAAHDAMSEAHGALRTVAGSLNKIANDLRLLASGPRNGLGEIEQPENQPGSSIMPGKINPVVAEAVNQVHKQVVGNDAAISAGAAEGQIDLNLYKPVLAHNFLESAQLISNASETFGTKFVRKLEANEEVCEEQVERSMALATALNPTIGYDKASEVAKTALKEGKTVREVVIEKGYLSEEEADEVLDPEKMTHRGILGDD
- a CDS encoding HVO_2901 family zinc finger protein, with translation MPSLQYQREQGRDMLECRSCGATFPEGQATNDGWHYECPQCNEANGIGQGLRRI
- the gatE gene encoding Glu-tRNA(Gln) amidotransferase subunit GatE, which encodes MSAYDYEDLGLVAGLEIHQQLDTESKLFCGCPTEIREPEDAERTFTRFLHPTKSELGELDEAALEESRVEREFEYLSYDTTCLVEEDDEPPHRLDEEAREVVMQIASLLDMDAVDQAHLMRKLVIDGSNTSGFQRTTLVAQDGEIETSDGPVGVEDLMLEEESAQRVEETDDGVRFSLDRLGIPLVEIGTRPDISSPEQAREAAERIGMLLRSTGKVKRGLGTIRQDVNVSIADGARVEIKGVQALDAIDDIVRNEVGRQVKLLDIRDELAERDASVGDTQDVTDVFEDTDSGVIGGALSSGGVVQAVPLFGFDGLVGREIQPDRRLGTEFSDHAKRHGAGGIFHTDELPAYGVTEAEVTALRDAVDADENDAVAIVATDPETAELAIDAVKERAETALDGVPEETRGANEDGTTRYLRPLPGAARMYPETDVPPVELDPSDVETPELLTEKVERYQSEFGLGAGLAEQVAYGRKMPLFERAIDEGIDATFAAGLLESTLTELRRDDVAVETVSDDHLLELMHLVEDGDLAKEGVNDVLSTIAENPSLSAEEAVEEAGLSGVSEDEVRDAVSGVVERNADQVEEEGMAAFSALMGEAMGALRGKADGEIVSTVLREEIQKRA